A single Gasterosteus aculeatus chromosome 2, fGasAcu3.hap1.1, whole genome shotgun sequence DNA region contains:
- the LOC120828864 gene encoding potassium channel subfamily K member 15: MKKQNIRTLSLILCMFSYLLVGAAVFDALESETETARRRILEQKRNEMKKKYRFSEVDYCEIERVVLQAEPHRAGRQWKFAGSFYFAITVITTIGYGHAAPGTDAGKVFCMFYAVLGIPLTLVMFQSLGERMNTFVRYLLHKAKQCLGCRRTEVSMENMVLVGFLSCIGTLCVGAVAFSHFERWSFFHAYYYSFITLTTIGFGDFVALQKKEDLQEKTPYVAFSFMYILVGLTVIGAFLNLVVLRFLTMNTEDERRDAQERASLKRDRGRLDGSLGLCVVGEQSRGCQREKNRSTAVQSRSHSTLFLPMEDGTSCTNLIASPAQEQERQRSPCRDRLHFHTKADGRRPESSLGSLCSCVCCRLGICDSPPMSHGEQPGGHINSVYHNSVSYRIQGGLPGSRDNTGLSSPGSTLSPGRSFREFPRSRRKSV; encoded by the exons ATGAAGAAGCAAAACATCCGGACCCTGTCGCTCATCCTCTGCATGTTCTCCTACCTGCTGGTCGGCGCCGCGGTGTTTGACGCGCTGGAGTCGGAGACGGAGACCGCCCGCAGACGCATCTTGGAGCAGAAGCGCAACGAGATGAAGAAGAAGTACCGCTTCTCCGAGGTCGACTACTGCGAAATCGAACGAGTGGTGCTGCAAGCTGAGCCCCATCGCGCCGGGCGACAATGGAAATTCGCTGGCTCTTTTTACTTTGCCATAACAGTCATCACCACCATTG GTTATGGTCATGCAGCACCAGGCACGGATGCAGGAAAGGTCTTCTGCATGTTCTACGCTGTACTGGGAATTCCTCTCACTCTGGTCATGTTCCAGAGCCTGGGAGAAAGGATGAACACCTTTGTCCGCTATCTCCTACATAAGGCGAAGCAGTGCCTGGGCTGTCGTCGCACTGAGGTGTCCATGGAGAACATGGTCCTGGTGGGATTCCTGTCCTGCATTGGAACACTGTGCGTTGGGGCTGTAGCCTTCTCCCACTTTGAGAGATGGAGCTTCTTCCACGCCTACTACTACTCCTTCATCACACTCACCACTATTGGCTTCGGGGACTTTGTGGCCCTGCAGAAGAAGGAGGACCTCCAGGAGAAAACGCCCTACGTGGCGTTCAGCTTCATGTACATCCTGGTGGGGCTGACTGTCATCGGGGCCTTCCTGAACCTGGTGGTGCTTCGCTTCCTCACCATGAACACGGAGGACGAGCGGAGAGACGCTCAGGAGAGAGCGTCCCTCAAGCGAGATCGAGGCCGTCTGGACGGTTCTCTGGGTCTCTGCGTTGTAGGCGAACAGAGCAGAGGCTGCCAAAGAGAGAAGAACAGGAGCACCGCGGTGCAAAGTCGCAGCCACAGCACGCTCTTCCTCCCGATGGAGGATGGAACCAGCTGCACCAACCTCATCGCCTCCCCAGCGCAGGAACAGGAGAGGCAAAGAAGCCCCTGCAGAGACAGGCTGCATTTTCACACCAAGGCGGACGGACGCAGGCCGGAGTCGAGCCTcggctccctctgctcctgTGTGTGCTGCCGTTTGGGCATCTGTGATAGTCCTCCCATGTCCCACGGTGAGCAACCCGGCGGCCACATCAACTCCGTTTACCACAACTCCGTCTCCTACAGGATCCAGGGCGGCTTGCCGGGCTCCAGGGACAACACGGGGCTCTCTTCCCCAGGAAGCACGCTTTCACCGGGGCGTAGCTTCCGGGAGTTCCCTCGTTCGAGGAGAAAGTCCGTGTAG